In Bactrocera oleae isolate idBacOlea1 chromosome 5, idBacOlea1, whole genome shotgun sequence, a genomic segment contains:
- the Septin4 gene encoding septin-2 — protein MSKTPSFDKDRDYIGFATLPEQVHRKSVKRGFEFTLMVVGESGLGKSTLINSLFLGDLYKNRVIPNVEERLEKTTRVEKKTMDIEERGVRLRLTVVDTPGFGDGINCEDSWRVCTAYIDEQFRQYFTDESGLNRRNIQDNRVHCCLYFVPPWGHSLRQMDLDLIRRLHRKVNIVLVIAKADCLTKNEIRKLKERILQDLEDNKIQLYQFPECDSDEDDDFKQQDRDLKASIPFAVVGSNTILEVAGKKVRGRQYPWGVVDVEDPEHSDFNKLRTFLISTHMQDLKDTTQDVHYENFRAQCISQISQHALRERGKLKRDSISSTNGFDAAISETDRLLLQKDEEIRRMQDMLTQMQEKLKQTHLMEMKKNDSVIDV, from the exons ATGT CTAAAACACCGTCATTCGATAAAGATCGGGACTACATCGGCTTTGCCACACTACCCGAGCAAGTGCATCGGAAGTCAGTAAAACGCGGCTTCGAATTTACGCTCATGGTTGTTGGCGAATCTGGTCTAGGCAAGTCAACGCTGATCAATAGCCTCTTTCTCGGTGATCTGTACAAGAATCGAGTAATACCCAATGTTGAAGAACGGCTCGAAAAGACGACGCGTGTTGAAAAGAAGACAATGGATATAGAAGAGCGTGGTGTACGCTTGCGCTTAACGGTGGTGGATACACCAGGTTTCGGCGATGGCATCAATTGTGAGGATAGTTGGCGCGTCTGCACTGCCTACATCGATGAGCAG TTCCGTCAATACTTCACGGACGAGAGCGGACTTAATCGTCGCAATATACAGGATAACCGGGTGCATTGTTGTTTGTACTTTGTGCCGCCGTGGGGTCATAG TCTCCGCCAGATGGATCTGGATCTCATTAGGCGTCTACATCGCAAGGTCAATATTGTGCTGGTAATCGCCAAGGCGGATTGTCTGACCAAAAATGAGATACGCAAACTCAAGGAGCGCATACTACAAGATCTGGAGGATAACAAAATACAGTTATATCAGTTTCCCGAATGCGATTCCGATGAAGATGATGATTTCAAACAGCAAGATCGTGATCTAAAAGCTTCGATACCATTCGCCGTTGTCGGCAGCAACACGATACTTGAGGTGGCGGGCAAAAAAGTGCGCGGTCGTCAATATCCCTGGGGTGTAGTGGATGTGGAAGACCCCGAACATAGTGATTTCAATAAATTACGTACTTTCCTCATCTCGACACACATGCAAGATCTGAAGGACACTACACAGGATGTGCACTACGAGAACTTCCGTGCACAATGCATTTCACAGATATCGCAACACGCGCTCCGAGAGCGCGGCAAATTGAAGCGCGACTCGATCAGCTCGACCAATGGTTTTGATGCGGCCATTTCGGAAACCGATCGCCTGCTTTTGCAGAAGGACGAAGAGATACGACGCATGCAGGATATGCTCACACAAATGCAGGAGAAACTCAAGCAGACACATTTGATGGAGATGAAGAAAAACGACAGTGTTATCGATGTTTAA